A window of the Bufo gargarizans isolate SCDJY-AF-19 chromosome 1, ASM1485885v1, whole genome shotgun sequence genome harbors these coding sequences:
- the TESK1 gene encoding dual specificity testis-specific protein kinase 1 isoform X1: MESAGDVENAVDGHGGMLSSQGSCRLRPSSYRALRSAVSNLARIDDFYCEKIGSGFFSEVFKVRHRQSGQIMVLKMNKMISNRANMLREVQLMNRLCHPNILRFMGVCVQQGQLHALTEYINGGNLEQLLQSGEPLSWTGRVKLSLDIARGLRYLHSKGVFHRDLTSKNCLVRYDDSGYTAVVADFGLAEKIPDRSQTEPLSVVGSPYWMAPEVLRGDVYNEKADVFAFGIILCEIIARIPADPDYLPRTEDFGLDIVMFREMVPSGCPPAFLQLAVHCCRMAPESRPSFCEVSQRLEAILDNMDAPLSPKKEVKEPKTPKRSEGISSEPSDHKWTWDLTTPPDQRLSRSQSDMFSPQTPLPLCSQGPYSDLLPDTPARFNPFSQREDLKGGRIKLYDTPSKSVISLTFDLPPPMSYQLSSPVTPEPMVDAQCEFSDLAMRPRRCRSLPSSPEVVRRGSPCPVTTPVQRSHRDTRESDDLWHTPSISDRHASTANGFLPVHVPNSLPPEISPDNLSVRVNSPKNLQSSEMTSSLIDKDWTVNNSTEHCGTERRTIQHGDPQILSETLRDYMKEISTEEGVLHCNTKKTAGRPPCGESGFQGQKTIHSSTSVHEWKDDHFSQKLPLPGGLQSQERSQDWNRKWNPDGGSSGGHPELDHPGTGEPMDCSSSPDSTEENTFCRRPSRLQTNGSLLALSSPPQSSSSSTASSSRSSSPPVGTWQLESQGVPNRVSLSDNNNVVSSKPIRWVGLLNPHPLGSLDGNLWDGSLPGLGCEGAESGSMAPLHASSSSVLDPEETVSCPACCLGGFSFISVCRRSPPDTSRYQNLNCEASRGLIHTAPRLSTPRPGPSRKLPEAQT; the protein is encoded by the exons GTGCGTCATCGTCAGTCTGGCCAAATCATGGTGCTCAAAATGAACAAGATGATCAGCAACCGTGCCAACATGCTCCGAGAGGTGCAGCTGATGAACAGACTTTGTCACCCCAATATCCTGAG GTtcatgggtgtgtgtgtgcagCAGGGCCAGCTTCACGCCCTCACTGAG TACATTAATGGCGGTAACCTGGAGCAGCTGCTGCAGAGCGGGGAGCCTCTGTCCTGGACCGGCCGCGTCAAGCTGAGCCTGGATATCGCCCGAGGCCTGCGCTACCTGCACTCCAAGGGTGTCTTCCACCGTGACCTCACCTCCAAG AACTGTCTGGTGCGCTACGACGACAGCGGCTACACCGCCGTGGTGGCAGACTTTGGACTGGCCGAGAAAATTCCGGATCGCAG TCAGACGGAGCCGCTCTCGGTGGTGGGCTCCCCGTACTGGATGGCCCCTGAAGTCCTGCGGGGGGATGTGTACAATGAGAAG GCCGACGTCTTCGCCTTTGGAATCATATTATGCGAGATAATTGCACGGATCCCGGCGGACCCCGACTATCTCCCCCGCACTGAG GACTTTGGCTTGGACATCGTGATGTTCCGGGAGATGGTTCCCTCTGGCTGCCCCCCCGCCTTCCTGCAGCTGGCGGTCCACTGCTGCCGG ATGGCTCCAGAGTCCCGGCCGTCCTTCTGCGAGGTGAGTCAGCGGCTTGAGGCCATCCTGGACAATATGGACGCCCCACTGTCTCCAAAGAAAGAGGTGAAAGAGCCGAAAACACCAAAAAGAA GTGAGGGGATAAGTTCTGAGCCATCTGATCACAAGTGGACCTGGGATCTCACTACCCCTCCAGACCAGCGCTTGTCCCGGAGTCAGTCcgacatgttctctcctcagaCACCACTGCCTCTGTGCTCTCAAGGCCCCTACTCAGACCTGTTACCCGACACTCCCGCCCGTTTCAATCCCTTCTCGCAACGAGAAGATCTAAAGGGTGGGAGAATCAAACTCTATGACACCCCAAGCAAATCGGTGATTTCCCTCACCTTTGACCTCCCTCCACCAATGTCCTACCAGCTGAGCAGTCCAGTAACTCCTGAGCCCATGGTGGACGCTCAGTGTGAATTTTCTGACTTGGCGATGAGACCGAGACGTTGCAGATCTCTTCCTTCCTCACCTGAAGTTGTACGTAGAGGCAGCCCTtgtcctgtcacaacgccagtcCAAAGGAGCCATCGAGATACGAGGGAGAGTGATGACCTCTGGCACACACCAAGCATCAGCGATAGACACGCCAGTACAGCCAATGGGTTTTTACCAGTACATGTACCAAATTCTCTGCCCCCAGAAATCTCTCCTGACAATCTGTCAGTACGTGTGAACTCTCCCAAAAATCTGCAGTCCAGTGAGATGACCAGCTCTCTCATAGACAAAGACTGGACCGTGAACAACAGCACCGAACACTGCGGCACAGAAAGGAGAACAATACAACATGGTGACCCACAGATTCTCAGTGAGACACTAAGAGACTACATGAAGGAGATTTCTACAGAAGAGGGTGTCCTACACTGCAACACCAAAAAGACTGCAGGAAGGCCTCCGTGTGGAGAAAGTGGATTTCAGGGGCAGAAAACCATACATTCTTCCACCAGTGTCCATGAGTGGAAGGATGATCACTTCTCTCAGAAACTTCCTCTTCCAGGAGGCCTGCAATCTCAAGAGAGATCCCAGGACTGGAACAGAAAGTGGAATCCCGATGGTGGATCATCAGGGGGTCATCCTGAGCTGGACCACCCTGGTACTGGAGAACCCATGGATTGCTCAAGCAGTCCTGACAGCACCGAAGAGAATACTTTCTGCAGAAGGCCTTCACGCTTACAAACCAATGGATCTCTTCTTGCTCTTTCCTCTCCTCCTCAGTCCTCATCATCTTCCACAGCCTCGTCTTCCCGATCCTCTTCTCCCCCAGTCGGCACCTGGCAACTAGAGTCACAAGGTGTCCCCAACAGGGTGAGTCTCTCGGACAATAACAATGTAGTCAGCAGTAAGCCCATCAGGTGGGTTGGCCTGCTGAATCCACATCCACTGGGTTCTCTGGATGGTAATTTATGGGATGGAAGTTTGCCTGGCCTCGGCTGTGAGGGTGCGGAGAGCGGTAGCATGGCTCCTCTCCATGCATCCTCCAGTTCTGTCCTGGACCCCGAGGAGACTGTGTCCTGTCCCGCCTGCTGTTTGGGGGGATTTAGTTTCATATCAGTATGCCGAAGATCACCTCCAGATACATCCCGCTATCAGAACCTGAACTGTGAGGCGAGTCGAGGACTCATTCACACTGCACCGAGGCTCAGCACTCCTCGACCAGGACCCAGTAGGAAGCTTCCAGAAGCCCAGACTTAG